A window of the Deltaproteobacteria bacterium genome harbors these coding sequences:
- the hisB gene encoding imidazoleglycerol-phosphate dehydratase HisB — MTRRAKIDRKTGETSIKVTLKLDGKGTYKIQTPIPFLNHMLELFTRHGLFDIDLSATGDTEVDFHHTVEDVGICLGKAFDKALGEKKGICRYGHAAVPMDETLTQVTIDLSGRPYLKFRAELPKEKVGEFDLELAEEFFRAFTNHIKANLHINLLYGENLHHILESIFKATARALRQATGKDPGQAGIPSTKGVLE; from the coding sequence ATGACACGGCGCGCAAAGATTGACCGGAAAACCGGCGAAACATCCATCAAAGTCACCCTGAAATTAGACGGCAAAGGAACCTACAAGATCCAGACCCCCATTCCCTTTCTGAACCACATGCTGGAACTCTTTACCCGGCACGGTCTCTTTGATATCGACCTCTCCGCCACGGGTGATACGGAGGTCGATTTTCACCACACCGTAGAGGATGTCGGCATTTGCCTCGGCAAGGCATTCGACAAGGCCCTCGGGGAAAAGAAAGGAATCTGCCGCTATGGTCACGCAGCCGTCCCCATGGACGAGACCCTGACCCAGGTCACCATCGATCTCTCCGGAAGGCCCTACCTTAAATTCCGGGCGGAACTTCCGAAAGAGAAGGTCGGTGAATTCGACCTGGAACTGGCCGAAGAGTTTTTCCGGGCCTTCACCAATCACATCAAGGCAAACCTCCACATCAATCTTCTCTACGGAGAAAACCTCCACCATATCCTCGAATCAATATTCAAGGCCACGGCCCGGGCACTGCGGCAGGCCACAGGGAAGGATCCCGGACAGGCCGGCATCCCCTCCACCAAGGGGGTGTTGGAGTGA
- the hisC gene encoding histidinol-phosphate transaminase has product MSHPLEHLRPEIRALSPYTISHTEARIKLDANENPFGPSEKIRREIREVLDRIAVNRYPDPAATELKAVIAKFLRIPADRLLLGNGSDELIGYLITTFAGKGNGVLYPAPTFSMYGIIAAAFGQKRIEVPLDAHFKIDPDRLTSTIHEASPEIIFLASPNNPTGREFPEEVILSLLEESGAVVVLDEAYIDFSGHAGSLPLLDRYPNLIILRTLSKIGMASLRLGILTAAPEILREIEKVRLPYNVNTFSQAAATVLLGHEESLRTQIETIVSERARLFSALSQIPQITPIPSTANFILFRTDEADRLFNSLLNAGILIRNLNIPGPLAGSLRVTIGTPEENHEFICHLQNFFQGEKS; this is encoded by the coding sequence ATGAGTCATCCCCTTGAACACCTGCGGCCGGAGATCCGGGCCCTCTCCCCCTACACGATCTCCCATACTGAGGCACGGATCAAGCTCGATGCCAACGAGAACCCCTTCGGACCATCAGAGAAGATTCGGCGTGAAATCCGGGAGGTCCTCGACCGGATCGCCGTCAACCGTTATCCCGACCCCGCCGCCACGGAGCTGAAGGCGGTCATCGCAAAATTTCTGCGGATCCCGGCAGACCGGTTGCTCTTAGGGAACGGATCGGACGAACTAATCGGTTATCTCATCACCACCTTTGCCGGCAAAGGAAACGGGGTTCTCTACCCCGCCCCCACCTTCTCCATGTACGGAATTATCGCCGCAGCCTTCGGGCAGAAGCGGATTGAAGTCCCTCTGGATGCCCATTTCAAGATCGACCCGGACCGTCTGACATCAACCATTCACGAAGCCTCGCCGGAAATCATCTTCCTTGCCTCGCCGAACAACCCAACGGGCCGGGAGTTTCCGGAAGAAGTTATTCTTTCCCTGCTGGAGGAATCAGGGGCCGTGGTCGTTCTCGATGAAGCCTATATTGACTTCTCCGGACATGCGGGTTCTCTTCCTCTCCTCGACCGGTATCCGAACCTCATTATTCTCCGAACCCTCTCCAAGATCGGAATGGCCTCCCTCCGTCTCGGGATCCTGACGGCCGCCCCCGAAATCCTCCGGGAAATCGAGAAGGTGCGCCTCCCCTATAACGTCAACACCTTCTCGCAGGCGGCGGCGACGGTCCTGCTCGGGCATGAAGAATCGCTTCGGACACAGATCGAAACGATCGTCTCCGAACGGGCCCGGCTCTTTTCCGCTCTGTCGCAAATCCCACAGATCACACCGATTCCTTCCACGGCGAACTTCATCCTTTTCCGAACAGATGAAGCAGACCGTCTCTTTAACTCCCTCCTGAATGCCGGGATTCTGATCCGCAACCTGAACATCCCCGGCCCCCTTGCGGGATCTCTTCGGGTGACCATCGGTACACCGGAGGAAAATCACGAATTCATTTGCCATCTTCAAAATTTTTTTCAGGGAGAGAAATCATGA